In a genomic window of Homo sapiens chromosome 22, GRCh38.p14 Primary Assembly:
- the DNAJB7 gene encoding dnaJ homolog subfamily B member 7: MVDYYEVLGLQRYASPEDIKKAYHKVALKWHPDKNPENKEEAERKFKEVAEAYEVLSNDEKRDIYDKYGTEGLNGGGSHFDDECEYGFTFHKPDDVFKEIFHERDPFSFHFFEDSLEDLLNRPGSSYGNRNRDAGYFFSTASEYPIFEKFSSYDTGYTSQGSLGHEGLTSFSSLAFDNSGMDNYISVTTSDKIVNGRNINTKKIIESDQEREAEDNGELTFFLVNSVANEEGFAKECSWRTQSFNNYSPNSHSSKHVSQYTFVDNDEGGISWVTSNRDPPIFSAGVKEGGKRKKKKRKEVQKKSTKRNC; encoded by the coding sequence ATGGTGGATTACTATGAAGTTCTAGGACTGCAAAGATATGCTTCACCTGAGGACATTAAAAAAGCTTATCATAAAGTGGCACTTAAATGGCACCCTgataaaaatccagaaaataaagaagaagcagagagaaaattcaaagaaGTAGCTGAGGCATACGAGGTATTATCAAATGATGAGAAACGGGACATTTATGATAAATATGGCACAGAAGGATTAAACGGAGGTGGAAGTCATTTTGATGATGAATGTGAGTACGGCTTCACATTCCATAAGCCAgatgatgtttttaaagaaatttttcatgaaagggatccattttcttttcacttctttgaAGACTCGCTTGAGGACCTGTTAAATCGTCCAGGAAGCTCCTATGGAAACAGAAACAGAGATGCAGGATACTTTTTCTCCACTGCCAGTGAATATCCaatttttgagaaattttcttCATATGATACAGGATATACATCACAGGGTTCATTGGGGCATGAAGGCcttacttctttctcttccctggcTTTTGATAATAGTGGGATGGACAACTACATATCTGTTACAACTTCAGACAAAATCGTTAATGGCagaaatattaatacaaagaaaattattgaaagtGATCAAGAAAGAGAAGCTGAAGATAATGGAGAGTTgacattttttcttgtaaatagtGTGGCCAATGAAGAGGGCTTTGCAAAAGAATGCAGCTGGAGAACACAGTCATTCAACAACTATTCACCAAATTCTCACAGCTCCAAACATGTATCTCAATATACTTTCGTGGACAATGATGAGGGAGGTATATCTTGGGTTACCAGCAACAGAGATCCCCCTATTTTCTCAGCAGGAGTCAAAGAGGGtggtaagaggaaaaaaaagaagcgtAAAGAGGTGCAAAAGAAGTCTACCAAAAGGAATTGTTAA
- the XPNPEP3 gene encoding xaa-Pro aminopeptidase 3 isoform 2 (isoform 2 is encoded by transcript variant 2) → MPWLLSAPKLVPAVANVRGLSGSYFVTQAGVQWRDPITLQPMSSRLKQSFYQLPE, encoded by the exons ATGCCTTGGCTGCTCTCAGCCCCCAAGCTGGTTCCCGCTGTAGCAAACGTCCGCGGCCTCTCAG ggtcttactttgtcacccaagctggagtgcagtggcgtgatcccattACACTGCAACCTatgtcttccaggctcaagcagtctttctaccagcttcccgagtag